acacacacacatttttcaaCAATATTACAGCAAGTGATTTTCAACACAGACCCGCCCTTTCTATTTCCATTTTGAGTTAATGTTAATACAGTATGTTCCTGAATTTGTGGTCttactgtcctgtttttgttttgCTGTCATCTTTTTGATTTTCCTATCTTCACTGTTTCTTCGCATcgtgttttgtaatgttttcgagTTTTCAGTTTGCCAGTGTGTTTATGTGTTACTCTTACAGGCCACAGTAAATTACAACAGTCTGGAGGAGAAATCTTACCCACAGGACCGTTCGTCATGACTGTTGGTTGAGGTGCAGGCTGGTATACTGCAGTAGGTGGTTCAAGCACTACAGTTGGTTGAGGTGCAGGCTGGTATACTGCAGTAGGTGGTTCAAGCACTACAGTTGGTTGAGGTGCAGGCTGGTATACTGTAGTAGGTGCTTCAAGCACTACAGTTGGTTGAGGTTCAGGCTGGTATACTGTAGTAGGTGCTTCAAGCACTACAGTTGGTTGAGATTCAGGCTGGTATACTGTAGTAGGTGTTTCAAGCACTACAGTTGGTTGAGGTTCAGGCTGGTATACTGCAGAAGGTGCTTCAAATATTACAGTTGGTTGAGGTTCAGGCTCGTATACAGTAGTAGGTGTTTCAAGCACTACAGTTGGTTGAGGTTCAGGTTGGTATACTGTAGTAGGTGTTTCAAGCACTACAGTTGCTTGAGGTTCAGGTTGGTATACTGCAGTACGTGGTTCAAGCACTACAGTTGGTTGAGGTGCAGGCTGGTATACTGTAGTAGGTGCTTCAAGCACTACAGTTGGTTGAGGTTCAGGCTGGTATACTGTAGTAGGTGCTTCAAGCACTATAGTTGGTTGAAGTTCAGGCTGGTATACTGCAGAAGGTGCTTCAAATATTACAGTTGGTTGATGTTCAGGCTCGTATACAGTAGTAGGTGCTTCAAGCACTACAGTTGGTTGAGGTTCAGGCTGGTATACTGCAGTAGGTGCTTCAAGCACTACAGTTGGTGGATGTTCAGGCTGGTATACTGCAGTAGGTGCTTCAAGCACTACAGTTGGTTGATGTTCAGGCTGGTATACTGTAGTAGGTGCTTCAAGCACTACAGTTGGTTTATGTTCAGGCTGGTATACTGTAGTAGGTGCTTCAAGCACTACAGTTGGTTGATGTTCAGGCTGGTATACTGTAGTAGGTGCTTCAAGCACTACAGTTGGTTGATGTTCAGGCTGGTATACTGTAGTAGGTGCTTCAAGCACTACAGTTGGTTGATGTTCAGGCTGGTATACTGTAGTAGGTGCTTCAAGCACGACAGTTGGTTGATGTTCAGGCTGGTATACTGTAGTAGGTGCTTCAAGCACTACAGTTTGTTGAGGTTCAGGCTCGTATACTGCAGAAAGTGGAGGTGGTTGAATGAGTCCCGGCACAGGTGCAGGCTGGTATGCTACAGGAGGTGCAGTTGGTTCAGTAATCATAGGTGGAGGTCCAGGCTGATTGATTACATCGGCCATGATGTATGGAAGTGGAGGCTGTCAGTAACGTGGACTTATTCTGATGCGCCTGTGGAGAAACCTGGGGAAAAATTAAACACTGGAATGTAAACTCAGGTGTGACCTGGTCCTGAATGGTTACATACTTAAATGAGTTCATCAGTAAATTTATAGAACAATTACACTTCCGTCAACGTGTGAGAGAGTCAGTTCTAGGGCAGGAATGTAAACCTGCAGGTTGTGACCCCAAAGCGGAGTCAGTGCGTATCACCTGCTTACATTACAAAGCAATCGTCTGCTCAGATAATAAATGTGACCTGTGTGACTACATTGCACACACCTGTCACAATTAATCTGATATCCTTTGTGTTTTTCTGTTCCTGTTTTGTCCTTTGGTTTCTTCGAATGGTGCCTCTGAAGAGAAATACTTTCACTATTATAACAACATATTGTATAATTCTTACATCTGCACCTACTTGC
The DNA window shown above is from Neoarius graeffei isolate fNeoGra1 chromosome 18, fNeoGra1.pri, whole genome shotgun sequence and carries:
- the LOC132866808 gene encoding uncharacterized protein LOC132866808; its protein translation is MADVINQPGPPPMITEPTAPPVAYQPAPVPGLIQPPPLSAVYEPEPQQTVVLEAPTTVYQPEHQPTVVLEAPTTVYQPEHQPTVVLEAPTTVYQPEHQPTVVLEAPTTVYQPEHQPTVVLEAPTTVYQPEHKPTVVLEAPTTVYQPEHQPTVVLEAPTAVYQPEHPPTVVLEAPTAVYQPEPQPTVVLEAPTTVYEPEHQPTVIFEAPSAVYQPELQPTIVLEAPTTVYQPEPQPTVVLEAPTTVYQPAPQPTVVLEPRTAVYQPEPQATVVLETPTTVYQPEPQPTVVLETPTTVYEPEPQPTVIFEAPSAVYQPEPQPTVVLETPTTVYQPESQPTVVLEAPTTVYQPEPQPTVVLEAPTTVYQPAPQPTVVLEPPTAVYQPAPQPTVVLEPPTAVYQPAPQPTVMTNGPVVIQAPMKSLPAATKCGFCQTQVVTIPEPINGSLIWLIFSLLCIFCIWPFCLIPFCVKSCKDVRHICPNCRNIIHIYKRM